The following are encoded together in the Actinoplanes sp. N902-109 genome:
- a CDS encoding fibronectin type III domain-containing protein, with protein sequence MLSIVAGTGVAGTPVAGPAAAAPLRQPWGVAVDPSDNVYVSNFGGATIAAVTPEGTLSIVAGTGISGDHVAGPATASPLRNVMGVEAVGATLYFADYGANRVSRLVPAAKPGAPLNLQGDGKDGKLVLSFDPPADAGGTAVTSYQVSTDDGETWGTLSTTGTSPIVGTVPDIAPGTYRVRVRAVNGSGSGTATDAVQVTVAPKVPGAPTGLQATPHNGSFDLTFTVPVDDGGAPILGYDVSLEDNTEWQALTTTGTGETRTATVSNLVNGMTYPVRVRARNSAGPGAQSDSIPVTPLATKPGAPADLSVQAGNAQLTVTFTPADDGGAPVMAYEVSTDGGETWTTLVTQAGSNGTRTAVVPGLRNGTTYAVRVRAVNTAGAGAASAPVNGTPVQPAPPVVVPPAPVPTTPVPTTPVPTTPVPTTPVPTTPVPATPARINLDLDLRTGASLSGTQATLTGGGLKPASTYLLRMFSTPITIASGTTNSMGGFRAAVKIPRKACVLGGRHQLVLTGTAPDGSQIRDSSWIVLNDSCRAQAPTTATTAQLGTYLFPYQSSRLTLANKRGIRATVSAMRGAKVITVTGYTQTGKTSKAARAANKRLATRRAAVVRTYLKALGVKVRIRVVGAGAVNPASGRQKLNRRVVVTVRY encoded by the coding sequence ATGCTGTCGATCGTCGCCGGTACGGGTGTGGCCGGGACGCCGGTGGCCGGTCCGGCCGCCGCCGCACCGCTGCGCCAGCCCTGGGGTGTTGCGGTCGACCCCTCGGACAACGTCTATGTCAGCAACTTCGGCGGTGCGACCATCGCGGCCGTCACCCCGGAGGGCACCCTGTCGATCGTGGCGGGCACCGGCATCTCCGGTGATCACGTCGCCGGCCCCGCGACCGCCAGCCCGCTGCGCAACGTCATGGGTGTCGAGGCCGTCGGCGCCACGCTGTACTTCGCCGACTACGGCGCCAACCGGGTCAGCCGGCTGGTCCCGGCGGCCAAGCCCGGCGCGCCGCTGAACCTGCAGGGTGACGGCAAGGACGGCAAGCTCGTGCTCAGCTTCGACCCGCCCGCCGACGCCGGCGGCACGGCCGTCACGTCGTACCAGGTCTCCACCGACGACGGCGAGACGTGGGGGACGCTCAGCACGACGGGGACCAGCCCGATCGTCGGCACCGTGCCGGACATCGCCCCGGGCACCTACCGCGTCCGGGTACGGGCGGTGAACGGATCCGGTTCTGGCACGGCCACCGACGCGGTGCAGGTGACCGTCGCTCCGAAGGTGCCGGGCGCGCCCACCGGTCTGCAGGCCACCCCGCACAACGGCAGCTTCGACCTCACGTTCACGGTCCCGGTCGACGACGGCGGCGCGCCGATCCTCGGGTACGACGTCTCGCTCGAGGACAACACCGAATGGCAGGCACTGACCACGACCGGCACCGGGGAGACCCGTACCGCGACGGTCAGCAACCTGGTCAACGGCATGACCTACCCGGTGCGGGTCCGCGCCCGCAACAGCGCCGGACCGGGGGCGCAGAGCGACAGCATCCCGGTCACCCCGCTGGCCACGAAACCGGGCGCACCGGCCGATCTGTCCGTGCAGGCCGGCAATGCGCAGCTGACTGTTACGTTCACACCCGCTGATGACGGCGGCGCGCCGGTCATGGCTTACGAGGTGTCCACCGACGGCGGCGAGACCTGGACCACCCTGGTGACCCAGGCCGGCTCGAACGGCACCCGCACCGCGGTGGTACCCGGGCTGCGCAACGGCACGACGTACGCGGTCCGGGTGCGGGCCGTCAACACGGCGGGCGCCGGTGCGGCGTCGGCACCTGTCAACGGCACGCCGGTCCAGCCCGCCCCGCCCGTGGTCGTTCCGCCGGCACCGGTGCCGACCACGCCGGTGCCGACGACCCCGGTGCCCACCACGCCGGTGCCGACGACTCCGGTGCCGACGACTCCGGTACCGGCCACGCCGGCCCGGATCAACCTGGACCTCGACCTGCGGACCGGCGCCAGCCTCTCCGGTACGCAGGCGACGCTCACCGGCGGTGGTCTCAAGCCGGCGTCGACGTATCTGCTGCGGATGTTCTCCACGCCGATCACGATCGCGTCCGGCACCACGAACTCGATGGGTGGCTTCCGCGCCGCCGTGAAGATCCCGCGCAAGGCCTGCGTGCTCGGCGGGCGGCACCAGCTGGTGCTGACCGGTACGGCCCCGGACGGCTCGCAGATCCGGGACAGCAGCTGGATCGTGCTGAACGACTCGTGCCGGGCGCAGGCGCCGACGACCGCCACCACGGCACAGCTCGGCACGTACCTGTTCCCTTATCAGTCATCGCGGTTGACACTGGCCAACAAGCGCGGCATCCGGGCGACGGTCAGCGCCATGCGGGGTGCCAAGGTCATCACGGTGACCGGGTACACGCAGACCGGGAAGACATCGAAGGCGGCCCGGGCGGCGAACAAGCGGCTGGCGACACGGCGCGCGGCTGTCGTCCGTACGTACCTGAAGGCTCTGGGGGTCAAGGTCCGCATCCGGGTCGTCGGGGCCGGTGCGGTGAATCCGGCCAGCGGCAGGCAGAAGTTGAACCGGCGAGTGGTGGTGACCGTGCGCTACTGA
- a CDS encoding metal-dependent transcriptional regulator — protein MATRTHNTSSTHVHKVDLVDTTEMYLRTILELEEEGVPPLRARIAERLHQSGPTVSQTVARMERDGLLTVENDRHLVLTEEGRVAAVAVMRKHRLAELLLVNVIGMPYEEAHEEACRWEHVMSDDVEKRVYELLNRPTRSPYGNPIPGLEDLGIPAEEPVESSAAQVSVGERNLAFPGLSGSVIVRRICESVQTNAGVLRQLHAAGIDPGATVTVAQERDGVTIDRSGGDKIRLPREVASRVFVDAH, from the coding sequence ATGGCGACCAGGACGCACAACACGAGCAGCACCCATGTTCACAAGGTTGATCTCGTCGACACCACCGAGATGTACCTGCGCACCATCCTCGAGCTCGAGGAGGAGGGCGTGCCGCCGCTGCGGGCGCGCATCGCCGAACGACTGCATCAGAGCGGCCCGACGGTGAGCCAGACGGTGGCCCGGATGGAGCGCGACGGGTTGCTGACCGTCGAGAACGACCGGCACCTCGTGCTCACCGAGGAGGGCCGGGTCGCCGCGGTGGCCGTCATGCGCAAGCACCGCCTGGCCGAGTTGCTGCTGGTCAACGTCATCGGCATGCCCTACGAGGAGGCCCACGAGGAGGCCTGCCGGTGGGAGCACGTGATGAGCGACGACGTCGAGAAGCGGGTCTACGAACTGCTCAACCGACCCACCCGGTCGCCGTACGGCAACCCGATCCCCGGTCTTGAGGACCTGGGCATCCCGGCCGAGGAGCCGGTGGAGAGCAGCGCCGCACAGGTCAGCGTGGGCGAGCGCAACCTGGCGTTCCCCGGGCTGAGCGGCAGCGTGATCGTGCGCCGCATCTGCGAGAGCGTGCAGACCAACGCCGGGGTGCTGCGCCAGCTGCACGCGGCCGGCATCGACCCGGGCGCGACCGTCACGGTGGCCCAGGAGCGCGACGGCGTCACGATCGACCGCTCCGGCGGCGACAAGATCCGGCTGCCGCGCGAGGTGGCGTCACGGGTGTTCGTCGACGCGCACTGA
- a CDS encoding DUF5522 domain-containing protein — protein MQDIPEPHPSRLAPEHPRRAEILAAHRAAVTAGQAGYLDPETHLFVLTAAFLANRGTCCNRGCRHCPYC, from the coding sequence GTGCAGGACATCCCGGAGCCGCATCCCAGCCGGCTGGCACCCGAGCATCCGCGCCGAGCCGAGATTCTCGCGGCACACCGGGCAGCGGTGACCGCGGGCCAGGCCGGTTACCTGGACCCGGAGACGCACCTGTTCGTACTGACGGCGGCGTTCCTGGCCAACCGGGGCACCTGCTGTAACCGCGGATGCCGCCACTGTCCGTATTGCTGA
- a CDS encoding alpha/beta fold hydrolase: MIHDRLVDAGDLPIAVRDFGGDQPALLLLHGLGGNLAHMTALARALRPAFRVITMDLRGHGRSGDGPWSWDAGLGDIAAVTVQMELTRPPAVVGHSFGGLLAAQWGQRHPETPGVVNLDGYPPPTGAAQLPGLEPDRATAGFDHLMGVLTAGDAARGRAFPTTELPDVIDEQRAAARAAGANEKLWIEAFRRNVVSKDGETSLRPTAETAGALRTLMTTVDLTEVYATTPAPTLAVLATRHPAEHEEFADLYAAHRRFLAEQAATAAKQNPRMHYLSLDDASHSMDREQPQELARVIGDFLGAV, encoded by the coding sequence GTGATACATGACCGCCTGGTGGACGCGGGCGACCTGCCCATCGCCGTCCGGGACTTCGGCGGCGACCAGCCGGCGCTGCTCCTGCTGCACGGCCTCGGCGGCAACCTGGCGCACATGACCGCGCTGGCCCGGGCGCTGCGCCCGGCGTTCCGGGTCATCACCATGGACCTGCGCGGGCACGGCCGCTCCGGCGACGGGCCGTGGAGCTGGGACGCCGGCCTGGGCGACATCGCGGCGGTGACCGTGCAGATGGAACTCACCCGCCCGCCCGCGGTGGTCGGGCACTCCTTCGGCGGCTTGCTGGCCGCTCAGTGGGGTCAGCGTCACCCGGAGACCCCGGGAGTCGTGAACCTCGACGGCTACCCGCCGCCCACCGGTGCCGCGCAGCTCCCCGGCCTCGAGCCGGACCGGGCAACCGCCGGCTTCGACCACCTGATGGGCGTTCTCACTGCCGGCGACGCGGCCCGGGGTCGCGCCTTCCCGACCACCGAGCTGCCGGATGTCATCGACGAGCAACGGGCGGCGGCCCGGGCTGCGGGGGCGAACGAGAAGCTGTGGATCGAGGCGTTCCGCCGCAACGTCGTCAGCAAGGACGGCGAGACCTCGCTGCGGCCCACCGCCGAGACCGCCGGTGCGCTACGCACGCTCATGACGACGGTCGACCTCACCGAGGTGTACGCGACGACCCCCGCCCCGACGCTCGCCGTGCTGGCCACCCGCCATCCCGCCGAGCACGAGGAGTTCGCCGATCTCTATGCGGCCCACCGGCGTTTCCTGGCCGAGCAGGCGGCAACCGCGGCGAAGCAGAACCCGCGCATGCACTACCTGTCCCTGGACGACGCCAGCCATTCGATGGATCGGGAGCAACCCCAGGAACTGGCCCGCGTGATCGGCGACTTCCTCGGCGCGGTCTAG
- a CDS encoding TIGR03086 family metal-binding protein, whose protein sequence is MAAHELISAALPPTLAVVRAVRPDQLDLPSPCGEFTVRDLIEHFRQSTLYLVSVTGDAPADPPDGLEERLALVGEVYAKPATWEGEVSFPSGPLPAATVGGMVVTEIVMHGWDLARATGQSPVWDPQVVEFLESAVGRTAGMGRKMGAYGPEVPVPADAPPLDRVLGLTGRDPQWTTAA, encoded by the coding sequence ATGGCAGCTCATGAGCTCATCAGCGCGGCATTGCCGCCGACCCTCGCGGTTGTCCGGGCGGTGCGCCCGGATCAGCTGGACCTTCCCTCGCCGTGCGGCGAATTCACCGTACGGGACCTGATCGAGCATTTCAGGCAGTCGACGCTCTATCTGGTGTCGGTCACCGGCGACGCCCCGGCCGACCCGCCGGACGGTCTCGAGGAGCGGCTGGCGCTGGTCGGCGAGGTCTACGCCAAACCCGCCACCTGGGAGGGCGAGGTGTCCTTCCCGTCCGGTCCCCTGCCCGCGGCCACGGTCGGTGGCATGGTGGTGACCGAGATCGTCATGCATGGCTGGGACCTGGCCCGCGCCACCGGGCAGTCGCCGGTCTGGGACCCGCAGGTCGTCGAGTTCCTGGAGAGCGCGGTCGGCAGGACGGCCGGGATGGGCCGGAAGATGGGCGCCTACGGCCCCGAGGTGCCGGTGCCGGCGGACGCGCCGCCGCTGGACCGGGTGCTGGGGCTGACCGGTCGCGATCCGCAGTGGACGACGGCGGCCTGA
- a CDS encoding peptide-N4-asparagine amidase, translated as MQIFAAAVAVLTLIGGPTPPAEYGTDWDNPRTAAPPVAAPHAPSCSSTIVDTEFRDFTPYTSTYQPSCAGPWQKVVLRLDGAVAGRQYDRLGYLTIGGVTVFKTSTPEPSVDGITWSVEKDVTEYAALLTRAQPVEMLIGNVVDDTYTGVLDVTVKLTFYRGAAAEHPDILPTSQAIPRNTEKLFADVYATGSGGGCEEFWYLTTPTGVPYSCPADNGPYREVQISIDGKVAGIAAPYPHIYTGGWSNPFLWYVLPAPRAFDIQPIRYDLTPFAGLLTDGKVHDIAVTVVGVPAGQSGWDVPTVLLAWRDKHATRVTGELLGSTGTPLRNNSVYTAPTLHTTGGHSLTTTGYVDTSHGRVTTSVSRTVANTSTHTWNADESQDALQASWTDTARVTVTAGHSRPSVTSTALRYGLDGAITIDSANRLTTTIKLSDAATRPGRRVLDTYQGEASWLLNVPRDQRHATGTATERYRVWQPGRDYDHTITVRNGTVVVDRFNS; from the coding sequence GTGCAGATCTTCGCAGCCGCCGTCGCGGTTCTCACCCTGATCGGTGGGCCCACCCCGCCCGCCGAGTACGGCACCGACTGGGACAACCCCCGCACCGCCGCGCCACCCGTGGCGGCCCCGCATGCCCCCAGCTGCTCGTCGACCATCGTGGACACCGAGTTCCGCGACTTCACCCCGTACACGTCGACGTATCAGCCGTCCTGTGCCGGCCCGTGGCAGAAGGTCGTGCTGCGGCTGGACGGCGCGGTGGCCGGTCGGCAGTACGACCGGCTCGGCTACCTCACGATCGGTGGCGTGACCGTGTTCAAGACCTCGACCCCGGAGCCGTCCGTCGACGGCATCACCTGGTCGGTGGAGAAGGACGTCACCGAGTACGCCGCGCTGCTGACCCGGGCCCAGCCGGTCGAGATGCTGATCGGCAACGTGGTCGACGACACCTACACCGGCGTCCTCGACGTCACCGTCAAGCTGACTTTCTATCGTGGCGCGGCAGCCGAGCACCCGGACATCCTGCCCACCAGCCAGGCGATCCCGCGCAACACCGAGAAGCTGTTCGCTGACGTGTACGCGACTGGATCCGGCGGCGGGTGCGAGGAATTCTGGTACCTGACCACGCCCACCGGGGTGCCGTATTCCTGCCCGGCCGACAACGGCCCCTACCGCGAGGTGCAGATCAGCATCGACGGCAAGGTGGCCGGCATCGCCGCGCCCTATCCGCACATCTACACCGGGGGCTGGTCCAACCCCTTCCTCTGGTACGTCCTGCCGGCCCCGCGCGCCTTCGACATCCAGCCCATCCGGTACGACCTGACGCCGTTCGCCGGGCTGCTCACCGACGGCAAGGTGCACGACATCGCAGTGACCGTGGTGGGCGTGCCGGCCGGGCAGTCCGGCTGGGACGTGCCGACGGTGCTGCTGGCCTGGCGAGACAAGCACGCCACCCGGGTCACCGGCGAACTGCTCGGCAGCACGGGGACGCCACTGCGCAACAACTCCGTCTACACCGCGCCCACACTGCACACGACCGGCGGGCACAGCCTGACCACCACGGGTTACGTCGACACCTCGCACGGGCGGGTCACCACCTCGGTCAGCCGCACGGTTGCCAACACCAGCACCCACACCTGGAACGCCGACGAGAGCCAGGACGCCCTGCAGGCCTCCTGGACCGACACCGCGCGGGTCACCGTCACGGCGGGTCACTCCCGGCCGTCCGTCACCAGCACCGCCCTCCGGTACGGGCTGGACGGCGCGATCACCATCGACAGCGCCAACCGGCTCACCACCACGATCAAGCTCTCGGACGCCGCCACCCGGCCCGGTCGCCGGGTGCTCGACACGTACCAGGGGGAAGCATCCTGGCTGCTCAACGTGCCGCGGGACCAGCGGCACGCCACCGGCACGGCAACCGAGCGCTACCGGGTGTGGCAGCCCGGCCGGGACTACGACCACACGATCACGGTCCGCAACGGCACGGTGGTAGTCGACCGCTTCAACAGTTAA